In Desulfomonile tiedjei DSM 6799, a genomic segment contains:
- a CDS encoding thiolase family protein, translating to MDANDVVIVSAVRTPFGRFDGVLKGTDSIDLSVMVLKEVLRRVDLDARDVDEVYYGTCIPAEYAIYTNVPARQITLLAGFPEDTISLTIDRACCSSMTALRLGYRAIKAGNAEVVIASGAENMGNVPFIASAAKTRWGNRLGPIELEDVLFELGYGRKGFAPVATDAGHVAVEYGISREMQDEWAMRSHAKWHQAYEAGKFRIGEEIMPVKIPQKKGDPLSMERDESPRDNLSPERMAKLSTVYGSPTVTAGNAPGLNSGASAIVIMSRAKAESLGLQPLASINACECAAGAPKYMACVPAQAIEKMLTKLGKTVGEMDLIEINEAFAAVTLVSLKMLAGNDLEKFQALKEKTNVNGGAIAIGHPVGASGARITMTLMYELMRRGGGTGVAAICGGLSQGEAIVVEV from the coding sequence ATGGACGCGAACGATGTAGTCATCGTCAGTGCCGTTAGAACACCATTCGGCAGATTTGACGGCGTTTTGAAGGGCACTGATAGCATAGATCTCAGCGTGATGGTCCTGAAAGAGGTCCTCCGTCGTGTAGATCTGGATGCTAGGGACGTGGACGAAGTCTACTACGGAACCTGCATCCCGGCCGAGTACGCAATCTACACCAATGTCCCGGCCAGACAAATAACACTGCTCGCTGGGTTCCCTGAGGATACGATATCGCTGACCATCGATCGAGCGTGCTGTTCTTCCATGACAGCACTGAGGCTGGGGTACAGAGCGATAAAAGCCGGAAATGCGGAAGTGGTGATTGCATCCGGAGCTGAGAATATGGGCAACGTTCCCTTCATTGCCAGTGCGGCAAAAACCAGGTGGGGCAACCGGTTGGGACCTATTGAGCTGGAAGATGTCCTGTTTGAGCTGGGATATGGTCGTAAGGGCTTTGCACCGGTTGCAACCGATGCCGGACATGTGGCTGTCGAATATGGAATTTCCCGGGAGATGCAGGATGAGTGGGCCATGCGCAGCCATGCGAAATGGCATCAGGCTTACGAGGCAGGTAAGTTCAGAATCGGCGAAGAGATAATGCCCGTCAAGATTCCCCAGAAGAAGGGCGATCCACTCAGCATGGAGAGGGACGAGTCTCCAAGGGACAACTTGAGTCCGGAAAGAATGGCAAAGCTCAGTACCGTCTACGGCAGCCCAACCGTCACTGCCGGCAATGCTCCGGGATTAAATTCGGGAGCATCGGCCATTGTGATCATGAGCCGAGCCAAGGCGGAGAGTCTTGGCCTCCAACCACTTGCCTCCATCAATGCCTGCGAATGCGCCGCCGGCGCTCCCAAGTACATGGCATGTGTCCCTGCTCAGGCCATTGAGAAAATGTTGACCAAGCTAGGCAAGACCGTTGGTGAAATGGATCTGATCGAAATCAACGAGGCCTTCGCTGCGGTAACGCTGGTGTCTTTGAAGATGCTGGCAGGAAACGACCTGGAAAAGTTTCAGGCCTTGAAAGAAAAGACCAACGTAAATGGCGGGGCAATCGCCATTGGGCATCCGGTGGGCGCGAGCGGTGCCCGCATCACCATGACTCTGATGTACGAACTGATGAGGCGCGGTGGCGGAACCGGAGTGGCGGCCATATGCGGAGGCCTTTCACAGGGAGAGGCAATCGTGGTCGAGGTCTAA
- a CDS encoding long-chain-fatty-acid--CoA ligase: MRNNVGNLLSKRAFLHPDKEAFIDVHQNKRLTYSQFNENANRTANALASIGVKKGDRVGILLMNSAEYMELFFAIAKIGAVCVPLNIRLVADELTYIIKDSGTQTLVYGNDFQKVVAEIRAKGATATDVVNWVHAGNGSETDTFGHNFEELKTKAVETEPERSGFEDDPLFIMYTSGTTGLPKGAVQTHNTVLWAALTMAATWEMRQSDRFLVALPLFHVGALMPAVMSVYCGIATVTTKAFDPSLYWKVIESERITNSLMVPTILHLMLQVPEKGFSDFSAFRWIALAGAPIPVSLLDSSTAIGLHVEQLFGLTEACGPGCQLMGADVARKVGSAGKPFLFTEVKVVDLDDKEVPPGTPGELIIQGKNIMREYWNLPEESTHTLRGGWLHTGDVATMDEEGFVYIVDRLKDMIISGGENIYPAEIEKIIAGVPGVSQVAVIGQPDPKWGETPMALVVPQAGCSLDEQQVLEFCQGKMARYKIPKTVKFMEALPLTPTGKVQKRILRQQLSDE, encoded by the coding sequence ATGAGAAACAACGTCGGAAATCTGTTGTCAAAGCGAGCTTTCTTGCATCCGGACAAGGAGGCCTTTATTGACGTCCATCAGAACAAGAGACTCACTTATTCGCAGTTCAACGAGAACGCGAATCGAACTGCCAACGCGCTTGCGAGTATCGGTGTCAAGAAAGGCGACAGAGTGGGCATCCTGTTAATGAACAGTGCGGAGTACATGGAGCTCTTTTTCGCCATCGCAAAGATCGGAGCTGTATGTGTGCCACTCAACATTAGACTGGTAGCTGATGAGCTCACGTACATTATTAAGGATTCTGGAACTCAGACACTGGTGTACGGAAACGACTTTCAGAAGGTGGTAGCTGAAATCCGGGCAAAGGGTGCGACTGCTACCGACGTAGTGAATTGGGTTCACGCCGGAAACGGTTCCGAAACTGACACGTTTGGGCACAATTTTGAAGAATTGAAAACCAAAGCCGTCGAAACGGAGCCGGAACGTTCCGGTTTCGAGGACGATCCTCTATTTATCATGTACACCTCAGGGACGACCGGGCTGCCCAAGGGCGCTGTTCAAACACACAATACCGTACTCTGGGCCGCGCTCACTATGGCGGCCACATGGGAAATGCGCCAGAGCGATCGATTCCTGGTTGCCCTGCCTCTTTTCCATGTCGGTGCTCTCATGCCCGCGGTTATGTCCGTTTATTGCGGCATAGCGACGGTGACGACCAAGGCCTTTGACCCGTCATTGTATTGGAAGGTCATCGAATCCGAGCGGATTACCAATTCGCTTATGGTTCCGACCATACTACATCTGATGCTTCAGGTTCCCGAAAAGGGATTCTCCGATTTTTCAGCGTTTCGTTGGATAGCTCTGGCCGGGGCACCCATACCTGTTTCGCTTCTGGATTCGAGTACAGCTATCGGCCTCCACGTCGAACAGCTATTTGGCCTCACGGAAGCTTGCGGCCCTGGATGTCAGCTAATGGGCGCCGATGTGGCGAGGAAGGTCGGATCAGCGGGCAAACCTTTTCTCTTCACAGAAGTTAAAGTAGTCGATTTGGACGACAAGGAAGTTCCCCCTGGCACACCAGGCGAATTGATTATCCAGGGTAAGAACATCATGAGAGAGTATTGGAATCTACCGGAAGAAAGTACTCACACGCTTCGAGGAGGCTGGCTGCACACAGGTGACGTGGCCACGATGGACGAAGAGGGCTTTGTATACATCGTAGATCGTCTGAAGGACATGATCATTTCAGGGGGAGAGAATATTTATCCTGCTGAAATAGAGAAGATTATCGCCGGTGTTCCCGGGGTCAGTCAGGTGGCAGTCATAGGACAACCTGACCCAAAGTGGGGTGAGACTCCGATGGCTCTCGTAGTCCCGCAGGCTGGCTGCAGCCTAGATGAACAACAAGTTCTCGAGTTTTGCCAAGGCAAAATGGCACGGTACAAGATTCCCAAGACAGTGAAATTCATGGAGGCCCTGCCACTCACTCCTACGGGCAAAGTTCAGAAGAGGATACTGAGACAACAACTCAGTGACGAGTAA
- a CDS encoding 3-hydroxyacyl-CoA dehydrogenase family protein: MEIEKLTVLGAGTMGRGIAQTAAVSGLEVSLYDIDQQMLDQAASSVKANIEKHFVAKGKMSREEGDAVVSRICTHTDLSKAAEQADFVIEAVPEKMELKKSLFAQLDQICPPHTILATNTSVMSVTAIGGATKRGEKCIGTHFFNPAAVMKLVEVVTPLGVSEETIETTLALCRKMGKTPIKVKDIPGFIVNRLLMGLYMEAAQMVLEGTATADEIDIAMRLGAGHPMGPCELADFGGFDVIQMASDEVFSYTHRENDRLNILYRKMLEAGRLGRKNGKGFYDYIEDGTKKPFKLFS; encoded by the coding sequence ATGGAAATCGAGAAATTGACCGTCCTAGGGGCCGGAACGATGGGGCGTGGAATTGCTCAGACAGCAGCGGTTTCCGGCCTTGAGGTCTCGTTGTATGACATTGATCAGCAAATGCTCGACCAAGCGGCTTCATCAGTGAAAGCCAACATCGAGAAGCATTTCGTGGCGAAAGGGAAGATGTCCCGTGAGGAGGGGGATGCCGTCGTTTCGCGCATATGCACACATACAGATCTCAGCAAGGCTGCGGAGCAGGCCGATTTCGTCATCGAGGCAGTACCTGAGAAGATGGAGTTGAAAAAGAGTCTCTTCGCTCAACTAGACCAGATCTGTCCTCCCCACACTATCCTAGCCACAAACACTTCCGTCATGTCTGTCACGGCGATCGGCGGCGCAACCAAGCGCGGAGAGAAATGCATTGGGACTCATTTCTTCAATCCGGCTGCAGTCATGAAGCTCGTTGAGGTGGTTACCCCGCTTGGGGTGTCGGAAGAAACGATTGAGACTACACTAGCCCTGTGCAGAAAAATGGGGAAGACTCCGATTAAGGTTAAGGACATCCCCGGTTTCATTGTGAACCGCTTGCTTATGGGACTCTATATGGAAGCGGCTCAAATGGTTCTGGAAGGAACGGCAACGGCTGACGAGATCGACATTGCCATGAGGCTGGGAGCAGGCCACCCCATGGGTCCTTGTGAGTTGGCCGACTTCGGTGGATTTGATGTCATTCAGATGGCGAGCGATGAAGTGTTTTCCTACACCCATCGAGAGAACGATCGCCTCAACATCTTGTACAGGAAAATGCTGGAGGCAGGCCGCCTCGGCAGGAAGAACGGCAAGGGATTCTACGACTACATAGAGGACGGCACCAAAAAGCCGTTCAAGTTATTCTCGTGA
- a CDS encoding enoyl-CoA hydratase/isomerase family protein: MTNAYEDIKLTTDGMIATITVDRPHLLNAIRYHTMLEIDDALDAIESDESVRVAVLTGAGTKAFVSGGDISIMAKGLEYVQTLSEVPKGQEVCSRIENFPKPVIARINGYALGGGTELALCCDIRIAVESAKMGLPEIKLGIIPGYGGTQRLPRLIGVGRAKELILTGDRITAQQALEYGLVNRVVPMAELNKTVYEFAQKMASYGPVALQMAKAAINNGLQADMRTALQLEARCYSICFATEDRVEGMNAFLEKRKPNFQGR, from the coding sequence ATGACAAACGCTTATGAGGATATCAAGCTCACGACGGACGGGATGATTGCAACCATCACTGTCGATCGTCCCCACTTGCTGAATGCCATTCGCTATCATACCATGTTGGAAATTGACGACGCACTCGATGCAATCGAGTCGGATGAGTCCGTTCGTGTCGCTGTCCTCACCGGTGCAGGTACGAAGGCTTTTGTGTCTGGGGGCGACATTTCCATCATGGCCAAAGGTCTTGAATATGTTCAAACCCTTTCAGAAGTTCCAAAGGGTCAGGAGGTATGCTCACGGATTGAAAATTTTCCGAAGCCCGTAATAGCCAGAATCAACGGGTACGCTCTTGGCGGTGGAACCGAGTTGGCACTGTGTTGCGACATCCGGATAGCTGTCGAAAGCGCCAAAATGGGACTGCCAGAGATCAAGTTGGGAATCATCCCCGGATACGGTGGGACGCAGCGTCTTCCACGCCTCATTGGGGTGGGGCGCGCCAAGGAGCTTATCCTGACAGGTGATCGCATCACAGCCCAACAGGCCCTTGAATATGGATTGGTGAACCGAGTGGTCCCGATGGCGGAGCTTAACAAAACCGTTTACGAGTTCGCACAGAAAATGGCCTCTTACGGCCCCGTGGCACTCCAGATGGCTAAGGCGGCAATCAACAATGGCTTGCAGGCCGATATGAGAACGGCTTTGCAGCTCGAAGCACGCTGTTATTCGATTTGTTTCGCAACGGAAGACCGAGTCGAAGGCATGAATGCCTTTCTCGAAAAGAGGAAACCGAACTTTCAGGGCCGTTGA
- a CDS encoding HPP family protein translates to MEHSSKERQDQSGYTEKTALRDIWRLWLGAFLGITGLGFAHFNIPDGEAAFALISAFGASAVLVFGNRRHFFAQPRSLVGGHVISALVGVLSFKILHGHPLLAASIGTATAIALMQVTRTLHPPGGATALFAVIGPEKIHDLGFFYVLAPVGAGALFLLLIALAFNNIGNHRRYPEFWF, encoded by the coding sequence ATGGAGCACTCTTCGAAAGAACGACAAGACCAATCCGGGTATACCGAAAAAACCGCTCTTCGTGACATCTGGCGTTTGTGGTTGGGCGCATTTCTCGGAATCACTGGTCTGGGTTTTGCCCACTTCAATATTCCGGACGGTGAGGCTGCATTTGCGCTCATAAGTGCCTTTGGTGCCTCGGCGGTTCTCGTGTTTGGCAACAGACGGCACTTCTTCGCCCAGCCGCGAAGTCTTGTTGGAGGGCACGTGATCTCAGCGCTTGTCGGAGTTTTGTCCTTCAAGATCCTCCACGGGCATCCATTGCTTGCGGCTTCAATTGGAACTGCCACTGCTATCGCGCTGATGCAGGTGACGAGAACGCTCCATCCACCGGGGGGAGCCACAGCACTTTTTGCAGTCATTGGCCCTGAAAAAATTCACGATCTCGGGTTTTTCTATGTGCTTGCGCCAGTCGGAGCAGGGGCGTTGTTCCTCCTGCTCATCGCACTTGCATTTAACAATATTGGGAACCACAGGCGTTACCCTGAATTCTGGTTCTAG
- a CDS encoding zinc ribbon domain-containing protein — translation MPIYEFFCAECSASRDVLVDQRTKNELELLCVQCGGVMKASEVSMFSVVSSSRAANGKRIRPQGAKSCGHTHACRCAVKLTRPNPFQAQVDAALGKTEPE, via the coding sequence ATGCCGATCTATGAGTTCTTTTGTGCCGAATGTTCCGCAAGTCGCGACGTGCTCGTCGATCAAAGGACGAAGAATGAACTGGAACTCCTCTGTGTTCAGTGCGGTGGTGTGATGAAGGCGTCGGAAGTTTCTATGTTTAGTGTCGTCTCATCCTCCAGAGCAGCGAACGGAAAGCGCATCCGTCCCCAAGGAGCCAAGTCTTGCGGGCATACGCATGCCTGCCGTTGCGCAGTCAAACTGACAAGGCCCAACCCGTTCCAAGCACAGGTCGATGCTGCCCTTGGAAAGACTGAGCCAGAATGA